Genomic DNA from Corynebacterium kroppenstedtii:
CTGTAGAAAGACTTTCCGCCGACACGGAAAATGTGCTTGGTTTGTTCTCATGAGAGTGGTAATGCCCGGTTTCGCTGGGCGAATCTGACTCTCTATCAGGGCGAAGGGCACAGACCGGGCGGAAAGTGTGCGAGAAGCTTGCCGTCTGACACAACATGAGACCCCACAAGATGTAGTGCTAGCTGGTCGGCCTGTTGACCGCATGAATGACCCTTGATGTGAATATCGCGACGCGTGCCAGTAGCCATCCACCCCGGCGCGCCCACGTCGTTTGACCAAAAAGGAGAGGCATGGCTGATTCATCCGCGCACTTCCCTCGCGCTACCCTCCATGCGCTCATGGGAGAGGAAGTTACACAGCCGGACCAGCCTGGTGACGCCTCCTACTCGTCCGACCTTGCCGAGGACTTTGATATCCTTTTCGATTCTGTGGAGCAAGAGTGGCAAGAACAAGCCCTTTGCGCAGAAACAGATCCCGAGGCTTTCTTTCCTGAGAAGGGTGGTTCAACCCGCGAGGCAAAACGCATTTGTAGAGCCTGCGCGGTTCGTGACGAATGCCTTGAATATGCCCTCGAGCATGACGAACGCTTCGGTATTTGGGGTGGGTTATCCGAGCGTGAGCGTCGACGCTTGAAGCGGCAGATCGGGTAAAAACTAGCCCCCGGCCCATCAGCATTCGCTGTTTACGCGGGCAGTGGCCTACGTCGGTTCGTGGTCAGGAGCCTCTACGCTCGCCTCATTCTAAATCCGGATCGATCATGCGCGGTTCGACGTTCAAATACGTGGCCACTAGTTTTCCGATGATGTAGTGGAGTAATTCCGAGCGCTCTGTCATGTTTTGTGTGCGCATTTCAATGGGGCGTCGGAAGACAACGATCCGGGGCCGCGTCGGACGGCCATCATCGTCGACACCGGCAGGTATCAGCCGGCCCAGAGGGACTGCGCCGTCGGCGACGACTTCGTCGGGCCATACCGTCGTCAATTGACGGGAGCGCATTCGTGGCACGGTGTCTAATGCGATGTCCAGGTGTTCTAATTCTTCCGACCATTGCTCGTGGATCGGGGCGTAGGCATCTAAAACGGCCTGGTCGAATTCTGCCGGGCGGCTGGTCCACCGCGGAACTTCGGGGGGCAAGATAGGCCCACGTATGCCACGACCGTGGCGCTCAGCTCGGCGGGAATAATCCATAACACCAACCCTAATGAACACCGCAGACAGGATGAATCATCCACGCCGTCGGTGTTGATGACATGGGCGGCTAGACTAATGCGTCGTGAACGAAAAGCGCGTGAATAAGAAGCGACTGTGCTGCCGCCCCGGTTGTGGCCGACCCGCAGCTGCGACCTTGGTGTATTCGCACGCGGAGGAAACAGTCATTGTCGGTCCCCTCTCGTCAGACGGCAATCCCCACAGCTGGGATTTGTGTGCCCACCATTCCACACAGTTCCGTCCGCCCGAAGGATGGACAGTTATTCGCGACGAACCCGACGTTGATGATGTCGATGAATTCACCGCGCTCTTGGATAGTGTCAATGATCCTCGGAGTGACGACCATCGTTTCAATGCTCGTTCTGGTTCTCGAGTCACCGAGGCACCCCAGGGTGCAGTTGCTGATATTCAAAACACCATTTCGCGCTTAAACGGACACAGGCACGGCCGCAGCGCCACCACCTCGGCAGAACCGTCGACTATGAGACCGCACGTCGACGGTTATGCCGCAGACGCTGACACCGATCCCGAGGATGACGCCGAGTGGGAGATCGAATCCCCTCTCCTGCAAGCGGCGAAGGAACGAGAGCGTCGCCGTCGCATGTGGCGAGGTCGCGGGGAAGAACCGACCGTGGAGTCCTCACACGGGAGGTCTGTCATCACGACGGGACAAACGGGCCGACACCGGCGGCCGGACAACCACCACGCGTCCCACGTCGCACCCCACAACCGGGCGGTATCCCATAGCCCTGAAACAGATCAGGAATTGTCGATAAGAACGATGCGTCACGGGGTTTCGGATCAGACCGGGGATGACCGCAAACAGTACGCGGGACAATACTCACGGTATGCGGAAAATCACGCGGATAACCACTCGGGCGCACGTGAAACCCTCCAGGGACAGTCATGGACGCATGAATCGTCGGACGTTCGGCACCCCTCACTGCACAACATTCCGGGGCGTAAGCGTGGTCACCTTCACGCTGTTCCGGACCCGGACCCGGATGGTGATAGGTGACATTGATAAGTCAACCCCGTGTAAGATAACTGCGAACATTATTCAGACGAAAGGATTCCCGTGCCTGCGCGCGATCGCTCATTTGTTGACTCCGTTATCAAGGCTTACGACGTCCGGGGGGTCGTCGGGGAGCACATCGATGAAGCTTTTGTGAAAGAAGTCGGCGCCGCGTTTGCTCGTCTGCTCCGGTCGGAGGGGGAATCCACAGTGGCCGTGGGACACGATATGAGGGAAAGCTCCCCGTCGTTGTCCGATGCCTTCGCCGAGGGAGTCATGGATCAGGGGCTCGACGTCGTCAAGGTGCATCTGTGCTCGACTGACGAGCTGTACTACGCCTCCGGGAGCATGACGTGTGCAGGAGCAATGTTCACCGCCTCCCACAATCCATCCCAGTACAACGGCATCAAGATGTGTCGCGCGGGAGCTCGGCCGGTGGGGGAGCAAACCGGATTAGCTGCGATCAAAGATGACCTCGTGCGCGGTGTTCCGGTGTATGACGGCGATCGGGGTAAATCCACAGACAAAGATGTGTTGCCCGGCTACGCAAAATTCCTCAATAGCCTCGTCGACCTGACCTCCTCGCGTCCCCTCGTTGTTGCAGTTGATGCCGGCAACGGGATGGGTGGATACACAGTTCCCGCAGTTCTGGGTGGCCTCCCTCTGGATATTCGCCCGTTGTACTTCGAACTTGACGGAACCTTCCCGAACCACGTGGCCAATCCCTTGGAGCCGAAGAATCTTGTGGATCTCCAGAAATTCGTGGTTGACCAGCATGCCGACATCGGCCTGGCCTTTGACGGCGACGCGGATCGGTGCTTCGTGGTTAACGAAAAGGGCAATCCTGTAACCCCGTCCGCGATCTGCGCTCTCATCGCCGAGCGCTATCTGAGTCAGAAGCCGGGGGCGACCATCATTCATAACCTGATTACGTCTCACACGGTTCCCGAAATGATCACGGAAAACGGTGGGAAGCCAGTGCGTACCCGCGTCGGTCATTCCTTCATTAAAGCGACGATGGCAGACACGGGCGCCATTTTCGGTGGTGAGCACTCTGCTCACTATTACTTCACCGAATTCTTCAATGCTGACTCCGGAATGTTGGCGGCCCTCCATGTGCTCGCCGCGCTGGGCTCACAGGACAAGCCCCTGTCGGAGCTAATGGACCACTACTCGCGGTACGAAGCCTCCGGTGAGATCAACTCTCGTTTGGATTCCGCTGAGGCGCAGCACGAGCGGGTCGAGGCCGTGCGTGCAGCGTACGCAGACCGTGCGACGAGTATGGATGAGCTTGACGGCCTCACTGTCGAACTTGGGGATGGTGAGTGGTTTAATGTGCGCGCCTCGAACACGGAACCCCTCCTCAGGTTGAACGCAGAGGCCAAGACCCGTGAGGAAGTTGATGCCCTCACCTCGGATGTTTTAGCGGTTATTCGCGCCTAGAATAGGCCGCTGTGTACCCCCGCGAAACGCTTGTAACGGTAGCTCAAGAAGGCGCGCGCATTCGTGCCGTTGCCCGATCACTATCTGATGTCATGGCAGTCATTGGTCGCCCGACGATCGAGAGCACGCCCGACGGCCCCAGCACAGAAAGTCTGCGTTCCGACTTCTTTGGTATCGCCGACGACGCTACCGACAATTCCTCTGAGGATCTCCGTTCCTTCGCGAAAAGTATTCCCGACGTTGCGCGTGGCGTCGTGATCGTGGCTTGTTCGGATAGCGCAGTCCACGCTGCTCGCGCCGCGGTCGCATTGATTCCGGATCCATCGGTACCCATCGTGGTGGTGGACCGTCTGCCCCGGTACGTGAGGGCGATGGATTGCGTGATTGTCCTGACGCCGGATCCTGCGGACCGTGAAGCGGAGGAAGCCGTGGTGCGGTGTCGGCAGGTGGGGGCGATGGTTATTGTGGCTGCACCGACGTCGGGACCTGTCGCGGAGGCAGGTAGGGGGTACGGCCTTGTTGTTCCGGACATTCCGGGTGCTGTCGAAGAATCGTGGGGGCGGTACGTGGCCACTGTGACGGGCGGGTGTGGCCTTGTCGGCCAGCTGCCGATTCAAGGTGTGCTGGATTATGCGGCAGATGCCGTCGATCGCGAGATGGAAGCTAGTGGTCCCGACCGTGACGAGTCCGTGAATCCTGCGCGTCAGCTGGGTTTGCGTATGAAAGATCACCGGGTGGTCATTGCAGGCGATGGCGCTACTCGGCATGTTGCCTCTTTCGCGGCAAGGCGGCTGCTCCAGCATGGCATTGTCGCTGCTACCGCCGATACAGCTGAGCTTGCCCGGTTCTATTCCTATCTTCACCGGGGGACGTCGATGGATACGGCGATCGATTCGTCGTCGGAAACGATGACCAGGTCGGGTAGTGGGGCTAGTAGTGACGTCGATAAGTCAATTTTTTATGATCCGTTTTTGGATGCTCCCGCGGTTCAGCCGCTGGCTGCCGTGGTGGTGCCGGGGCCAGGGGGATATTCAGGTCGGGGGAGAAATGATGAGCCTGATACGGGGGTGTCGCGGGCATATCCTTCGGAGCAGGAGCTCAGTAGACTCGATAGGTATTTTGATGCGCGGCCGGTGACAGTGGTGGATCTGACGGCATCGGATCTTCATTCCGCCGTCGCGTATATCTGTGTGTTGGCTGCGCGGTGCGCCGCCGCTGCTGCCTATGTTGTCGCTCAGGAGTGATGACGGTGTAGGTAGCTGTATGTAGTCGATATTGGTTATGGCCAGCACGTTATTTTGGCTAGCTCGTCACACTGCACGGTAGATATTTTTAACGGAGGTTTAGATGGTTCAGCCGCTCACTGGGGCAATTCGTACGTATCCGTGGGGGTCGCGCACGGCGATAGCGCAGATGGCTGGTCGGCCAACGCCGTCGGCCCACCCGGAGGCCGAAATGTGGTTTGGTGCCCATCCGGGCGCCCCGGCAACAGTGGACGGCGAACCCCTGGATGTTCTCATCGCTTCGGATTCCGTCAGTGCGCTGGGTGCTGGCATGTCCCGAGCGTACGAGGGACGGCTGCCGTTCTTACTCAAGTTGCTTGCGGCGGATAAGCCATTGAGTTTGCAAGCTCATCCGACGAAAGAGCAGGCAGAGGAGGGGTGTGCCCGGGAGGACACCCTGGGTATCGCACGTGATGCGTTGGAGCGGAATTATCGCGATGATAATCACAAGCCCGAATTGATCGTGGCACTCACTCAGTTCGATGCGATGTGTGGCTTCCGCCCGATTGAGCAGACCCTCAAGCTTTTCGACGCATTGTCCGTCCCGGAATTAGAGCGCTACCGCGTGTTGATCTCCGGGATTCTTCCCTCTGAAGGGTTGCGCAGCCTGGTCACAACGTGGATTACTCTCCCCTCTGACCAGCGCAAAACACTGATCGCTGCTGTCGTGGAGGGAGCTCGGGCCTACCGTGATACCGGTAAGACGGAATTCGCGATCGTGGCCGACCATCTGATCGAGCTGGCTGACCGTTACCCGTCCGACCCTGGCGTGCTCTGTGCGTTGTTGCTTAATCACATTCGTCTTGAACCAGGGGAGGGGATTTATCTCAACGCGGGCCAGTTGCACGCATACGTTCACGGGTTCGGCGTGGAGATCATGGCGAACTCGGACAACGTGCTGCGAGGCGGGTTGACCTCGAAGCATATTGATGTTCCCGAGTTGGTTCGCGTGTTGTCGTTTGATCCTCTGCCGGATCCTGTAATCACTCCGAATCGCTTGACGACGGGTGGTTCGGGGGAGTCTGCAGGTTCGCAGGCCTCTGCGCAGGGTGTTTATTATCCGACGCCGGCTCCTGAGTTCCGTTTGCAGCGCTGGGAGTTGAATTCGGGTCAATCCGTTGCGGTCTCGAGTGTGGCCACTGATGGACGATCATTGTCGGAGACATTGGTTGGGCCTGCGATTGTCTTGTGTACGCGCGGCACTGTTCATGTTTCGCAACCGTCAGTTGATGACGTACCAGCGTCGGAGGGTGGCGGCCACCTTCGCGGTGATGGTTTCGGGCCGCTGGATCTCACCCCCAGCCAGGCCGCGTGGGTTCCCGACGACGCAGAAAGCACTCTCGTGACGAATGATAGCGATGAGGTCGCTGAAATTTTCGTTGCGACGGTCGCAGGTTAGCCCGGGAGCTTATTCCTCAGAACCGTCGCCGGCGCTGTTCGGCCCAGCGCTGTTCGGCCCAGGGGTGTTTGCACCAGAGGTGTGCGGCACGGTGGGAGTGGGCGCCTCGCGAGTCGCTGAGGCAGCGTTGCCGGCAGACCGTGGTTGAGTGTCAGGTGTGCCAGTAGTGGTCGCGGTACGCTCCTGCGTCGGGACTCCATCCTCGTTGCTCTGGCCAGCGTTTTGGTTGCCCTGATTAGTTGGCGCTTGTATCGCACTCGGGTGGGTAGTCGTCGGTTGGGCAGCTCCCCCTCCAGAATGCGTGTCATTTGGATTATCCGTCGGAGTGGGTTCGTGTGACGGCTGAGCAGATGGTTCGGATGGCGTCGGCGCGTGCGACGAACCGTGGGAATCATCTGATGCGGGGGTGGGCTTCGCGCTACTAGACGGGTGGATGCTGTGCGGCTCCGAGGGGTTGGCGGGCTTTGTTATCTCCGTGGGGTTGTCCCCCTTGTTGTCCGCGATCCACACTCCATCTTTGTTTCGATACATGTGGACAGCTTCGGACTGTGCTTGTGCGGCCGACTTGTCGATAATTTCCCTAGCTTGGTGCAACTGACTATTGCTCAAGACGCGTTGCAGACTGTCGGGTGTGTTGGTAAACCACAGCCCGATCCCCGGCGCGTTATCTGAGTCCGCCGTGGAATCGCTGGCATTAGATGTGCCACTGTGCTGTCCCATCGAAGTGTTGCCGTTGTCCCGCGGAACACCGAGTGCACCGAGATGTGTTTCGCCCCGCTTGGTGCCGGGAGGCAAAATGGGATCCTCGTCCCACTGAGCGCTAGAGTTCGACTCCTCATGGGATTGTGAATTGTTCCCTTGTGAGTTGCTCTCGTGTGAGCGGTTCTCGTTCGAGCGTCGGTTGCTCTTATCGCCGCTGTTAGTCCGGTTGTTGGATTGGTTGCCTGACCGCGTGTCACTGTTGTTCTGAGCGTTCCCGGAGTTCTTTTTGCCTTGCCCAGAGTTGGACGTGCCACCATCGTTCGATCCTTGTGAACCGGCGGCTTCAACGTCGTTGGTCTTGTCGTTTGATGAGACCGATTCTGTATCGACGGTGGTGGGGTGCTTCGGGGTTGAGGAAGCCGTCTCGGGTGACGACAGCTTCCAGACGCCTACTCCGATAGCGCATGCGAAGACCAAGCCAGTTCCGACGAATGTGTAAATGGGAAGGCGACCGCGTGACGGCGGAGTGCCGTTATATACGACGCGTTCCGACGACACCGACTGAGATGTGTCACTGGAATGAGAAAACGAGGAATCGTCGGCGGATGATGCAGAGCGTGATGACGGGTTCGCGCGTAGTGAGTCCTCGGGCTGTTCGGACTCGGAATTATTCCCCGTGGTTGGATTGTTGTTGGTCAATCCGTGGCCTCCCTTGAGTGACGGCCGTCATCCCTTGTTTCCGCGGGAATTGGCACTCGCATCAATAACTGCGAAAGAGAATAACAAAAGAGTTACAAAATAGCTACGGACGTGCTGGTTTATGTGAGTAGCGCTGGCAGGCCGCGTTAGTGCACCATCAGGCCACGAAGGTAAAGGCAAAGCAGTGATAGCCTGGATTGCAGCGTGGGTAGAGTGCCATAAATGGGGCATGACATAAACTATAAAGTGATGAAAATCACTTCAAGAAGTGTCTCGAAACACAACGGTAGCTCGATATCTACCCACATTGTTAGGAGTGAACACTGTGCCAAAGAACGTTGAAAGCTTTGAATTAGACCACACGAAGGTGGCTGCGCCTTATATCCGGCGCGCATCCGATTACGAGATCGCTGATGGCCACACGATCGTCAAGTACGACCTGCGGTTCCGCCAGCCGAATAAGTCGCACATCGAGATGTCCACGATGCACGCGATCGAACACAGCATGGCCGAGGCACTCCGTGACCACTTAAAGGGAGTCATCGACTTTGGTCCGATGGGGTGCCAGACCGGCTTTTACTTGACCGTAGACACGACTGCCGACGGTCCCACCTGGGATGAAGTTGCCGACGCTGTCAAGAAGGCCATCGCGGATATTGAGAAGTGGGATTCCGTGCCCGGCGCGGGAATTAAGTCGTGCGGTTGGGCGGAGCATCACGATCTCGACGGCGCTAAAAAAGAGCTAGCGGACTTTGGCGCCCGCAGCGATGAGTGGAATCAGGTTTTCGCGTGAGCGGTGACGAACCATCGGTCATGTCCGACGTTCCACGCCCGGGGCGTACCTATGGCGAATCTGATTCATCCGTAGCTCTGCTTATTGCGGCGATGCCAGAGGAATTCGAGCCCCTGAAAGCTCGTTTGGGTGACGCGCGCAACGTCCAACTTCCCGGTATCCACGACGCAGTTATGGGGCGTCACGGTGGCAAGGACATCCTGCTGCTTCTCAGCGGTATCGGGTTGGTGAACGCGGCACACGCGGCCTCTGTCGGGTTGTGCTTAGGACCTTCTGTTGTTAGCGACGGATCGGGCCAGCCCGCCCAGCCTAGTGAGATCGGCTGCGTTATGTCGATCGGCACAGCCGGTGTTGTACCGGGGCGCGCCTCGATTGGCGACGTCGTGGTCAGCAACAAGGTTGTCCCGGGCGATTTTGATCTCACAGCGTTCGGCTATGAGCGCGGTCAGGTACCGGGTCTTACCGCAGGCTACCCAGGCGACCGCGATCTCTTAGCAGCCGCAGATGCCATTGGTGCGAAGGGGCTGGGATTCGTCAGCGTGGATCGCTTCGTCGGCATCCCCGAGGCCGACGCGATACGTGAGATTTTTCCGGACGCGTCCGTCGTCGATATGGAATCCTCGGCCCTCGCGCAGACGGCGGTTCTTCATGAAACGCCGTTTATCTCAGTGCGGTCGGTGACCGACGTCATAGGGGAGTCGGAAACGTCCGTGCATGTCGATGAGGTTGATAATTCCTCAGTCCGGGCGGCTGATGCCGCACTCGACATCCTTGGTCGCGTGTAGGACTTGCACCCGTTGGGGAATCCGCGCCTCCGTGTGCGGAAGGCGCATTGGCCTTACTGTCGAACATGTCCTGGCCGCGCGGTAGGCTCGGTGCATGATTGTTGCGTGTGAGGGCATCGACGGCGCTGGCAAGAACACCTTAGTCACGGCCATAGAAAAAGAGTTGGTGGAGAGGGAAAAGCCTGTCGCACTGGTGTCTTTTCCCCGCTATAGCGATTCTGTTCATGCCAAGTTAGCCCGATCTGCGCTGTATGGGGGGATGGGGGATCTCGTCGATTCGGCATGTGGAATGGCGACCCTCTTCGCCCTTGATCGGGCGGAGATCGCCGATGACATCGCGGAGTTGTCGGAAGACGGATACTTCGTGCTCATCGACCGTTTTGTGGCATCCAATGCTGCTTATGCCGCAGCGCGATCGGGGTGGGATGGGCAATCGCCGTCGCAGGACAACCCTATAGTGTCGTGGATTACTGAGCTCGAGTTCGAGCGGTTAGGCATTCCGGTTCCGGATCTTCACGTTTTCTTATCGACGCCACCGCGCCTCGCCTCTGAACGAGCAGAGGCCCGCGAGAGTGAGGATGCTTCCCGCGCTCGCGACGCGTTTGAGAAAGATAGTGATCTTCAGCAGCGGACTGCTGCGGCGTATGAAGCGTTAGCGCGCGACCAATGGCAGTCCCCGTGGATTGTTGTTGAGCCGGGTGAACTCACTCGGCAGGCCACGGACGTTGCCGAAGCCATCATGCGACATGCGTGATAGCTGCCTATCCCTTGCGCGACGGAAGGCGACGTCGCCTCGATGCGTATCGCGTTATCACTATCAAGCGTCACAACGGGTGAGACGTCACACTGAGTGAGGCATCAGGTCGTGCAGGGCGTCGACCAAGCGTTCAAGATCATCGTGCGTGTGGGTTGCCATCGTCGTCACGCGGAGAATCGCCCGTCCGCGGGGGACCGTGGGATACCGAATCCCGGGGACGTGGAATCCGCGGTCGGATAGGCCTTGGGAAATGCGAACGGCATCGGCTTCGTCGCCAATAAAAATCGGAATGATCGGTGTGCTATCGCTCGTCCCATCGACCAGTGGGATACCGTGCTCTCGTAGCTGATCGCGCAGGTAGCGGGAATTATCCTGCAGCTGGTGGACACGTTCGGGCTCGTGCAGAATTGTCATGACCGCTGCTTGTGTCGCCGCCACCGAGGCCGGTGCTGAGGACGTAGAAAACACATAGCCGCGTGCGCGATTTCGCAAGAACTCAGCCACCGGGGTGGAACAGCACACTGCTGCGCCTTCCGATCCGAGGGCCTTGGATGCGGTAATGACGAGCAGGTCCGGGCGCACATCAGAGTCATCTGATAATTCTGCTTCGGCCGAACTATCTGCGCCGCGTGAACGATCCACGTCACCATTCTGACGTCGAGCGTCGCTCCAATACTCGATGATGCCGCGACCAGTTCTCCCCAGTGTTCCCGTGCCATGCGCATCGTCGATAAGGACCCATGAACCATGAGCTCGGGCTAGTCGCATGATGCTGGGTAGCGGGGCGATGTCGCCATTCATGGAAAATACGCCGTCCGACACAATGAGTGTTCTGGGGCTTGCGCACTGGGTGAGTGCGTTGTCAAGGTGCTCCATGTCTTTGTGGGGGTAAATATGCACCTCTGCGTTTCCCCGAGTAGCCATTCGGATGCCATCAATGAGGCTCGCGTGGTTGAGCTCATCGGAGAATATGGTCATTCCGGGCGTGTGTGCGGGGGCGGTTCTGGGGGTCTCGGGGATATCAGTAGCCAGGGTGGCCAGAACAGCACCGTTTGCTTGATACCCGGTACCGAACAGCACGGCGTCGTCGTACCCGGTGAACTCGGCTAGGGTTCGTTCCGTACTGGTGTGGATGGTGAAGTTCCCTGTGGTGAGGCGGCTACCACCAGTTCCGGCGCCAAAGCGGTTGAGGGCATCGGTTGCGGCTGCGATGACATTGGGATGTTCACTCAGTCCCAGATAATTGCTGGAAGAGAAGAGCACGGTGTCGGATCCCGACACTGTTGTGTGTGGTGTAGGCGCAGATGAGAATTCCAGCGGATAACGCCGCAAACCCCTGTTTTCCCACGTGGTGAGGGATCGTTCGGCGAAGGTTGTGAGATCAGTAGCAGGGGTGGGGTCGGATGTGTCACGGTGCGGTGAATGAGTGCCCTGTGGTGGCCATGGGATGCCATGCACAATGACCGCCGTGTTCTCGAGATAGTTTATGCAGTCAGCAATGTCGTCGTCAGTTCCCCGCACAAGGAACACCCGTCCGCCCTGGGGGCTGCCCATGGGTTTGATGTTCTCAATCCGCACGTAACATCCCGGTGTGCTCACATATCCGGTGGTGTACTCGGGGTCATCAGAAATACACAGCTCCGCGCACACAGCGGGGTGGTACTGCACTTTCGACGCCAGCGTCAACGCCTCACAGTAATACGGTTTCGACGCCACCGAGGACGACATTTCCTTAGCAGCGTCGGCCCCGGCTGGCATGTCGTTATCCAACGCCGTCACACGTACTCCGCGGATATCTTTCGTATCTCGGCGCTCGCCGGTATCGGCGTCAAGGAGCATCGCGCCACGCATCCCCCGGATACGTGTCAGAACTTCGAGTGCGTGCTTTGCGGTAGGAATCCCCACTTCGCGGAGGATATTTGTAATGGTGTGGTGTGCGTCGTCGACAGTCTTGGTA
This window encodes:
- a CDS encoding WhiB family transcriptional regulator; amino-acid sequence: MGEEVTQPDQPGDASYSSDLAEDFDILFDSVEQEWQEQALCAETDPEAFFPEKGGSTREAKRICRACAVRDECLEYALEHDERFGIWGGLSERERRRLKRQIG
- a CDS encoding metallopeptidase family protein, translated to MDYSRRAERHGRGIRGPILPPEVPRWTSRPAEFDQAVLDAYAPIHEQWSEELEHLDIALDTVPRMRSRQLTTVWPDEVVADGAVPLGRLIPAGVDDDGRPTRPRIVVFRRPIEMRTQNMTERSELLHYIIGKLVATYLNVEPRMIDPDLE
- a CDS encoding DUF3499 family protein, yielding MNEKRVNKKRLCCRPGCGRPAAATLVYSHAEETVIVGPLSSDGNPHSWDLCAHHSTQFRPPEGWTVIRDEPDVDDVDEFTALLDSVNDPRSDDHRFNARSGSRVTEAPQGAVADIQNTISRLNGHRHGRSATTSAEPSTMRPHVDGYAADADTDPEDDAEWEIESPLLQAAKERERRRRMWRGRGEEPTVESSHGRSVITTGQTGRHRRPDNHHASHVAPHNRAVSHSPETDQELSIRTMRHGVSDQTGDDRKQYAGQYSRYAENHADNHSGARETLQGQSWTHESSDVRHPSLHNIPGRKRGHLHAVPDPDPDGDR
- a CDS encoding phosphomannomutase/phosphoglucomutase, whose translation is MPARDRSFVDSVIKAYDVRGVVGEHIDEAFVKEVGAAFARLLRSEGESTVAVGHDMRESSPSLSDAFAEGVMDQGLDVVKVHLCSTDELYYASGSMTCAGAMFTASHNPSQYNGIKMCRAGARPVGEQTGLAAIKDDLVRGVPVYDGDRGKSTDKDVLPGYAKFLNSLVDLTSSRPLVVAVDAGNGMGGYTVPAVLGGLPLDIRPLYFELDGTFPNHVANPLEPKNLVDLQKFVVDQHADIGLAFDGDADRCFVVNEKGNPVTPSAICALIAERYLSQKPGATIIHNLITSHTVPEMITENGGKPVRTRVGHSFIKATMADTGAIFGGEHSAHYYFTEFFNADSGMLAALHVLAALGSQDKPLSELMDHYSRYEASGEINSRLDSAEAQHERVEAVRAAYADRATSMDELDGLTVELGDGEWFNVRASNTEPLLRLNAEAKTREEVDALTSDVLAVIRA
- the manA gene encoding mannose-6-phosphate isomerase, class I encodes the protein MVQPLTGAIRTYPWGSRTAIAQMAGRPTPSAHPEAEMWFGAHPGAPATVDGEPLDVLIASDSVSALGAGMSRAYEGRLPFLLKLLAADKPLSLQAHPTKEQAEEGCAREDTLGIARDALERNYRDDNHKPELIVALTQFDAMCGFRPIEQTLKLFDALSVPELERYRVLISGILPSEGLRSLVTTWITLPSDQRKTLIAAVVEGARAYRDTGKTEFAIVADHLIELADRYPSDPGVLCALLLNHIRLEPGEGIYLNAGQLHAYVHGFGVEIMANSDNVLRGGLTSKHIDVPELVRVLSFDPLPDPVITPNRLTTGGSGESAGSQASAQGVYYPTPAPEFRLQRWELNSGQSVAVSSVATDGRSLSETLVGPAIVLCTRGTVHVSQPSVDDVPASEGGGHLRGDGFGPLDLTPSQAAWVPDDAESTLVTNDSDEVAEIFVATVAG
- a CDS encoding S-ribosylhomocysteine lyase, coding for MPKNVESFELDHTKVAAPYIRRASDYEIADGHTIVKYDLRFRQPNKSHIEMSTMHAIEHSMAEALRDHLKGVIDFGPMGCQTGFYLTVDTTADGPTWDEVADAVKKAIADIEKWDSVPGAGIKSCGWAEHHDLDGAKKELADFGARSDEWNQVFA
- the mtnN gene encoding 5'-methylthioadenosine/S-adenosylhomocysteine nucleosidase produces the protein MSGDEPSVMSDVPRPGRTYGESDSSVALLIAAMPEEFEPLKARLGDARNVQLPGIHDAVMGRHGGKDILLLLSGIGLVNAAHAASVGLCLGPSVVSDGSGQPAQPSEIGCVMSIGTAGVVPGRASIGDVVVSNKVVPGDFDLTAFGYERGQVPGLTAGYPGDRDLLAAADAIGAKGLGFVSVDRFVGIPEADAIREIFPDASVVDMESSALAQTAVLHETPFISVRSVTDVIGESETSVHVDEVDNSSVRAADAALDILGRV
- a CDS encoding dTMP kinase; translated protein: MIVACEGIDGAGKNTLVTAIEKELVEREKPVALVSFPRYSDSVHAKLARSALYGGMGDLVDSACGMATLFALDRAEIADDIAELSEDGYFVLIDRFVASNAAYAAARSGWDGQSPSQDNPIVSWITELEFERLGIPVPDLHVFLSTPPRLASERAEARESEDASRARDAFEKDSDLQQRTAAAYEALARDQWQSPWIVVEPGELTRQATDVAEAIMRHA
- a CDS encoding 6-carboxyhexanoate--CoA ligase, which gives rise to MVRFSIKMRASARVSSSPNNNGGTSCDHSDRHISGAERIVSASDIMRTVAELEHRAWTHSNGQPDDVVVSVHRVDEDEITHIPALTRETRHTKTVDDAHHTITNILREVGIPTAKHALEVLTRIRGMRGAMLLDADTGERRDTKDIRGVRVTALDNDMPAGADAAKEMSSSVASKPYYCEALTLASKVQYHPAVCAELCISDDPEYTTGYVSTPGCYVRIENIKPMGSPQGGRVFLVRGTDDDIADCINYLENTAVIVHGIPWPPQGTHSPHRDTSDPTPATDLTTFAERSLTTWENRGLRRYPLEFSSAPTPHTTVSGSDTVLFSSSNYLGLSEHPNVIAAATDALNRFGAGTGGSRLTTGNFTIHTSTERTLAEFTGYDDAVLFGTGYQANGAVLATLATDIPETPRTAPAHTPGMTIFSDELNHASLIDGIRMATRGNAEVHIYPHKDMEHLDNALTQCASPRTLIVSDGVFSMNGDIAPLPSIMRLARAHGSWVLIDDAHGTGTLGRTGRGIIEYWSDARRQNGDVDRSRGADSSAEAELSDDSDVRPDLLVITASKALGSEGAAVCCSTPVAEFLRNRARGYVFSTSSAPASVAATQAAVMTILHEPERVHQLQDNSRYLRDQLREHGIPLVDGTSDSTPIIPIFIGDEADAVRISQGLSDRGFHVPGIRYPTVPRGRAILRVTTMATHTHDDLERLVDALHDLMPHSV